Within the Streptomyces sp. YIM 121038 genome, the region GGGCGTAAGACGCCCGACAACGGGGCGCTCTCCGAGCTCGACCCGCTCAGCTCGCTCGCCCGCGGCTTCGGCGACGCCGCCTCCTGGATCGTCAACAAGCTCACCGAGTACGTGAACGACACCGCCGCCGTGGACTTCACCAACGAGAAGTTCCTCCAGCAGTACGCCGTGGTGTTCGCCGCGTCGACGATCCTGACGCTGATCGTGTGGCTGCTCGCGGTCACCAAGCGGGCCGTGCGCGGCGTACCGCTGCTCACCGCGCTCTCGGAGGCGATCGGCTTCCTCTGGCTGACGGTGCTCGCGTCCGCGTTCACCCCGCTGATCCTGTCCACCGTCGTCTCCGCGACGGACGGCGTCTCCGAGGTGCTCGCCAAGTCGGTGGGCGGCGACACCGACCGGTTCTTCGGCACGTTCTCGCAGGCCCTCGACAAGGGCACCGACATCGGCGGCGGCCCGATCATGCTGATCGTCGTGTCCGCCGTGTCGATCGCCGCCGCCGGCATCCTCTGTCTGGAGCTGGTGATCCGCGCCGCGATGCTCTACGTCGGCGCGCTGCTCGGCACCGTCGTGTACTCGGGCCTCGTCGACAAGAACACCTGGGGCCGCATCCGCCGCTGGGCCGGTCTGATGGTCGCGATCATCCTGGTGAAGCCCATCATCGTGATCGTGCTCGGCGTCGCCGGGGCGCTCCAGGGCGAGGACGGCCCCGACTCGCTGTCCGCCGTCGTCTCCGGCCTCTCGGTGATCCTCCTCGCCATCTTCGCCAGCGCCTCCATCTACCGGTTCATCCCCGGCTTCGGCGACGACATCATGGCCACCCGCAACAACCGCCTGATGCGCGGCGCCGAGAACCGCGCCGCCACCGCCCTCAACTCGCCCGCCGCCTGGGTCGCCCAGGGCATCCGCACCCACAGCGCACGCCCCGGCGGCAAGGCGGGCGGCGGCCAGGGCGGCGGCGGCGACACCCCGCCCCAGACCGCCGCGGCCAACGCCGTCGGCAGCGGCCTGTCCTCGCACGCCCACCGCCAGGCGGGCCCCGCCCAGAACGGCGGCGGAACTGTCCCCTCCGCCGCACCCCCACCCCGTACGAGCCCGTCGAACACCCCGCACGCGGGCAACCGCGGCGGTACGAACAGCACTGGAGGTGAAGGGCGTTGACGACCCAGTCCCATGTGTCCCCACCGGTCACGCCCCGCCGCACCTATCTGATCGGCCGGGCCCGGCCGAACGCCATCATCGGCCGCAACCGCGAGACCGGCGAGATCGCGCTGATCATCGCCGGCGCGTTCCTCGGCATGATGTGCGGCATCCTCATCCCGTTCCTGGCCCTGCGCATCGTGCTGCTCATGGGCTTCCCGCTGATCGCCATCGCAGCGGTGTACATCCCGTACAAGGGACGCACGTTCTACAAGTGGTTCGAGATCAACCGGAGCTTCAAGCGGTCGCTGCGGCGCGGCACCACCTACCGGTCCTCGGCCGCCGAGTCGGGCATCCGGCTCGACGGCCGCGAGGTGGAGATCGGCCCGCCGCCCGGCATCGGCCGCATCAGCTGGCTCGCCGCGCCCTTCGGGCCCGACGAGATCGCCGTCCTGCTCCACGCCGACCGGCGCACCGTCACCGCCGCCATCGAGATCGAGGGCCCCGGCGTCGGCCTGCGCGACAGCGAGGACCAGGAGGCCCTCGTCGACCGGTTCGGCACCCTGCTCAAGCACGTCGCCAACGGCGACGGCTTCGTGACGCGCCTGCAGATGCTGGCCCGCACGCTGCCCGCCGACCCCGACGCGCACGCCAAGGACGTCGCCGCGCGCGGCGACGACCGCGCGCTGCCCTGGCTCCAGCACAGCTACGACGAGCTCCAGTCGATGGTCTCCACCAGCAGCGAGCAGCACCGCGCCTACCTCGTCGCCTGCATGCACTACTCCCGCGACCTGGCCGCCGAGGCACAGGCCATGGCCCGCGCCGCCCGCCCGCACGGCGGCAGGAAGCTCGACCGCGACGCCGGTCTCGCCGTCGTCATGGCCCGCGAGCTCACCGACATCTGCTCGCGCCTCCAGGAGGCCGACATCCGCGTGCGCCAGCCGCTCGGCCAGGGCCGCCTCGCCTCGCTCGTCCACTCCATGTACGACCCGGACCACCCCATCGACCACATCCAGGCGATGACGAAACGTAATGCCTGGCCCGCCGAGCTGGACGCGATGGAGCCCACCTACCTCCAGGCCAAGACCCGCGAGTCGTCCACCCGCGCCCCCTGGTGCCACTCCACGGCCTGGGTCAAGGAGTGGCCGATGACGCCCGTCGGCGTCAACTTCCTCGCGCCGCTGCTCGTCCACACCCCGGACGTGATCCGCACCGTCGCCGTCACCATGGACCTGGAGCCCACCGAGGTCGCCATCGAGCGCATGCTCACGGAGAAGACCAACGACGAGGCCGAGGCCAGCCGCCAGGCCAAGATGAACCGCACCGTCGACCCCCGCGACATCGCCTCGCACTCCCGCCTCGACCAGCGCGGCGAGGACCTGGCGAGCGGCGCGGCGGGGGTCAACCTCGTCGGCTACATCACCGTCTCGTCGCGCTCCCCCGAAGCCCTCGCCCGCGACAAGCGGACGATAAGGGCGTCGGCCGGAAAGTCGTATCTGAAACTGGAGTGGTGCGACCGCGAGCACCACCGGGCCTTCGTGAACACGCTGCCGTTCGCGACCGGCATCCGGCGATGAACCACAACGGTAGGGGTGTGAAGGTGCGATGCGGGATCCGCTGACCGTCCTCACGGACGCGTTCACGTCGTTCCTGTTCGGGAAGGTCGAGACCACCCGCCTCCCGGTGCGCACGTCGACGGGCCAGGCCCAGGCGGTCTATCTGCCGACGGCCGCACCCGGCCTCGGCGACTCCGGCGTGATCATCGGGCGCGAGGTGTACTCCGGCAAGGGCTACATCTACGACCCGTTCCAGCTGTACGGCCAGCAGCTCCCGGCCCCCCACTGGCTGGTCCTCGGTGAGTCCGGCAACGGCAAGTCCGCCCTGGAGAAGACGTACGTCCTGCGCCAGCTCCGCTTCAAGGACCGCCAGGTCGTCGTCCTGGACGCCCAGGGCGAGGACGGCGTCGGCGAGTGGAACCTCATCGCCCAGGAGCTGGGGATAACCCCCATCCGGCTCGACCCGACGGCCGCCCTCGACATGGGCATCCGCCTCAACCCGCTCGACCCGGCGATCACCACGACCGGCCAGCTCGCGCTGCTGCGGACCATCATCGAGGTGGCCATGGGCCACGGCCTCGACGAGCGCTCCGGCTTCGCGCTCAAGGTCGCGCACGCCTACGTCAACGAGACCATCCTCGACCGCCAGCCCGTCCTCACCGACATCGTCGAGCAGCTGCGCCACCCCGAACCGGAGTCCGCCGAGGCCATGAACGTGGCCATAGACGACGTCCGGGCCTGGGGCCTGGACGTGGCCCTGGTCCTCGACCGCCTGGTGGACGGCGACCTGCGCGGCATGTTCGACGGCCCCACGACCGTCGGCATCGACCTCGACGCGCCGCTCATCGTCTTCGACCTCTCCCACATCGACCGCAACTCCATCGCCATGCCCATCCTCATGGCCATCGTCGGCGTGTGGCTGGAGCACACCTGGATCCGCCCCGACCGGAAGAAGCGCATCTTCCTCGTCGAGGAGGCCTGGCACATCATCAACTCGCCCTTCGTGGCCCAGCTCTTCCAGCGCCTGCTGAAGTTCGGCCGCCGCCTCGGCCTGTCCTTCGTCGCGGTCGTCCACCACCTCTCGGACGTCGTCGACGGCGCGGCCGCCAAGGAGGCCGCCGCCATCCTGAAGATGGCGTCCACGCGCACGGTCTACGCCCAGAAGGCGGACGAGGCACGCGCCACGGGCCGCGTCATCGGCCTGCCCCGGTGGGCGGTTGAGATCATCCCCACCCTGACGCCCGGCATCGCGGTCTGGGACGTCAACGGCAATGTCCAGGTGGTCAAACACCTGATCACGGAGACGGAGCGCCCCCTGGTCTTCACCGACCGCGCCATGACGGAGTCCGCGAGCGACCTGCTCGCGACCGACGACGTCCTCGCGGCCGCCGAACGGGAGGCGGAGGAAAGGGCGGCGTACATGGAACAGCAGATGGGCGAGGGCCCCGCCGGGTCCTCCCGGTCGACGGTGGCGTGACATGGCGCAGGACCGCTACCGGGACCGCCGCCAGGACCAGCCCGGCCGCGAGCGCGGCGTCCCGGACGCCCTGCTCGTGGGCGTCCTGGCCTTCGTGGTCGGCATGGTCTTCCTCATGTGGTCGGCGACCGGCATCGCCGGCTGGTGGGCCCACGGCGCGTGGCCCGACCACGTCACGTTCAACAACACGCCGCCCGCCGTACGCCACCTCGTCCAGGAACCCCACGACGTCGCGGGAGCCTGGCCGGGAACGCCCCGCGACCAGCTCTCCGGCTACGGCCTCTTCTGGGGCTTCCTCATCGGCCAGGTGATGGTCCTCATCGTCCTCACGATCTTCGTGATGGGCACCCTGACCCGCTTCCGCGCGGTCCGCAAGGCAGCCCGCCACGCGGAAACCACCACCTCCGATACCGCTGTGGGCAATCGTCCCGCAGGGCGGGACGGGTGGGCACAGCCCCCAGCGCCGAGCAACCGTGACGCAGAGCCGCGCACCGGCGCCCCGGAGCAACCGCTCGAAGCAGAGCCCGAGCCGCGGCCCGCCCCGGAACCCGCCCCGGCCCCCGCCCTGGCCAAGCGCCCCCCCACCGTCCCCACCCCCCGCACCCCCCTGGTGCTCGGCACCCCCGAGACCCGCCGCCCCCTCGCCGCCGAGGCCATCGCCGACGCCGAGTCCGCGACCCTGGTCATCACCTCCGACCCCACCCTGTGGGAGGAGACGAAGGACGCCCGCGCCAAACTGGGCCCCGTCCTCGTCTACGACCCCGTACACCTCTGCGACACCCCGGCCCGCCTCCACTGGTCCCCCACCACCGGCTGCGAGGACAAGGCCACGGCGACGCACCGCGCCCGCGCCCTGCTCGCCCCCATAAGACCCACCGCCAAGCTGGACACGGCCGTGGCGGACACCGCCGAGCTCCTGCTGCGCAGCTTCCTGCACGCCGCCGCCGTGGACGGCCGCTCCGTGAAGCACGTCCACCGCTGGGCCCAGGGCACCCAGGTCCAGGACGCGGTCCGTGTCCTGCGCACCCACCCCAAGGCCGCCCCGGGCGCCGCGGGCGAGCTGGAGTCCGCGCTCACCGCGTACGCGGAGCGCCGCGACATGGCCCAGGAGCTGACGTCCCGCGCCCTGTCCTGCCTGTTCACGCTGAACGTACGGGAGTCCTGCACGCCGAACCGCGCGGACTCCCTCAGCCTGGAGTCCCTCGTCGACGAGGGCGGCACCCTCTTCGTGGTGGGCGAGGCGATCGAGGACCCCAAGGCGAACCCGGGCGCGATGCCGCTGCTCACGGCGCTCGCCTCCAGCATGGTCGAGCGCGGCCGCCGCCTCGCCGACCGCTCCCCCGCCGGACGGCTCGACCCGCCCCTGACCCTCGTACTCGACGACGTCGCGGCCGTCGCCCCGCTCCCCCAGCTGCCGGAGCTCCTCGCCGCCGGAGCCGACCAGGGCATGCCGACGCTCGCCCTGCTCCGCTCCCGCGAACAGGGCCGCGCCCGCTGGCCCCACGACGAACTGATCGGCTAGCGCCCGGGGGCCGGGGCCAGCACCATCTCGTACTCGAGCGCCGACGGATCCCCCGGCACCGACGCCGACAGGCCGCTGCGCACGAAGCCGAACCGCCGGTAGAACGCCTCGGCCCGCTCGTTGTCCTCGTGCACGAAGAGCCGGATCCGCTCGACCCCGGCCCCGTCCGCCGCCCGCGCCCACTCCACCGCCGCCTCGAACAGCGCCTCGGTCAGGCCCGTGCCCCGGTGCTCGGGGCGCACGTACACCCCCACCAGATGCGCCTGCCGCACCTCCACACCGGCCCCGAGCACGCTCTGTGTGCCCGGCTCCTCGACGAGCACGGTCACCGAGCCCGCCCAGCCGCCGTCCGGGCCCTCCGCGACGAACTGCCGGATCGGCCCGCCCGGCGCCGCGTTCGTCGTCCGGTCCTGCCAGTACTCGTCCGGCTGGGCGACGGCCTTCTCGTACGTCTCCAGGAAGGCGACCGGGGCCGCCGGATCCCGCAGGGCGAGCAGCCGCAGCGCCCGGACCTGTCGCCATTCGTCGCCACGCACGGGGCGTATGAGGTGCTCCATGTCCCGATCCTAGGCAACACCCCGGCCCGAAGCCGCCTGGTTTTCCGCCCGCCGTCGTACCCCGGTACTACGCCCCGCCCGAGCTCAGGACCCCGGTCCGACGCGCCGCGGCCCGCCCCGCCGCGACCATCGACCCATGATTCGCGCACAGGGACTCACCAAACGCTACGGCCGCGGCGCCCGCACCAAGACCGCCGTCGACGACCTCAGCTTCGAGGTCCACCCCGGCACCGTCACCGGCTTCCTCGGCCCGAACGGCGCGGGCAAGTCCACCACCATGCGGATGCTCCTCGGCCTCGACGCCCCGACGAGCGGCCGCTGCACCGTCGGCGGCCGCGCCTACGCCACCCACAGCGCGCCCCTGACCGAGGTCGGCGCGCTCCTGGAGGCCCGCTCCCTGCACCCCGGCCGCTCCGCGTACCACCATCTGACGGCCCTCGCCCACACCCACGGAATCCCCCGCTCCCGCGTCGAGCACGTCCTCGCCGCCACCGGCCTCACCGACGTCGCAGGCCGGCGCGTGAAGGGCTTCTCCCTCGGCATGGGCCAGCGCCTCGGCATCGCGGCGGCGCTCCTCGGCGACCCCGCGACGCTCGTCCTGGACGAGCCGGTCAACGGCCTCGACCCCGACGGCGTCCTGTGGATCCGCAACCTCCTCAAGGCGCAGGCCGCCGAGGGCCGCACGGTCCTCGTCTCCTCGCACCTCATGAGCGAGATGGCCGTGACCGCCGACCACCTGATCATCATCGGCCGGGGCCGGCTGCTCGCGGACACGACGGTCGAGAAGTTCGTCCGCGAGTCCGGCACCGGCTCCGTGAAGGTCGTGTCCCCCGCGGCGGCCCGCCTCGCCGCGCTCCTCGCGGGCCCCGGCGTCACCGTCGACGGCGACACCACCGGCCCCCTTGATGCCCCCGGCGCCCTGGAGGTCCGCGGCACCGACGCCGAACACATCGGCCGCACCGCCGCCGCCCACGCCATCCCCCTCTTCGAACTCACCCCGCACACCGCCTCCCTGGAGCAGGCCTTCATGGACCTCACCCACGACTCCGTCGAGTACGTGACTCCGGACGTCGCGCCCCTGGAAGGAGCCGCGGCATGACCACGACCACCCCCACCCCCTCCTACCGGGTCACCCCGGCCCGCGTCCTGCGCTCCGAGTGGCACAAGCTGTGGACGCTGCGCACCACCTGGATCACCGTGCTCGCGGCGAGCGCCCTGGTCCTCGCGGTCGGCATCACCATGGGCAGCACGTACGACGGCGACGACTCCGACGTCGACACCATCGTCTTCACCCTCTTCGGCACCCAGCTCTCCCAGATCTGCCTCGCCGTCCTCGGCATCCTGGTCACCGCGGGCGAGTACTCGACGGGCATGATCCGCGCCTCCCTGACCGCCGTCCCGCGCCGCCGACCGGTCCTGTGGTCGAAGGCCGCGGTCTTCACGGCGGTGGCGTTCACCCTGTCCTTCGTCACCAACGTCATCACCTTCCTCACCGCCCAGATCTGGCTCGCGGACACCGACAAGAAGCTGACGCTGACCGACTCCGGCGTCCTCGGCGCCCTCACGGGCAACGCGGCGGGCGTCACCCTCCTCAGCCTGATCGCCCTGGGGCTCGGGGCGCTGCTTCGCTCGGTGCCCGGCGGCATCGGCGCGTTCGTCGGCTCCGTGCTCGTCCTGCCGGAGATCGTCGGGACGCTGCCGTTCGGCGGCGTCGACGCGGTGGTGCGCTGCTTCCCCGCGCAGGCCGCCTCGTCGCTCGGCTCCCTCACCCGCGTGGACGACACGATCGCCCCAGGACCCGCCCTGTTCACCCTGGTCCTGTGGGCCCTCGCGGTCCTGACCGCGGCCTCGTACCTCCTCAAACGCCGCGACGTCTGACCCGCACCGCCCCCACGCATGGAACTCCTGTACGAGGATGAGCTCGTGGCCCACGACCCGCACCCCCTCACCCAGTACGTCCAGCGCCTGGTCCAGCGGGTGCGCGCCGTCGACGAGCGCCGCCCGCTGCTCTGGGACCTCCTGGTCACCGGCTTCTTCGTGACGGCCGGCGTCATCGACTTCGCCGGTGGCGGCTGGCGCAACGTCGCGCCCGACCAGGACGTTCCCGGCCCGCTCGTCCTCGCGATGAGCCTCGGTCTGACGCTGCCGCTGCTGTGGCGGCGCCGCCACCCGATGGGGACCCTCGCCGTCATGGTGGCGTTCGGCACGGTCAGCTCGGGCACCGGCGCGATGCTCCAGGCCGCCCTCGTCCAGCTCATCGTCCTGTTCAGCGTGGCGCTGCGGCTGCCCCTGCGGACGCTGGGGTGGGCGGGCGCGATGATGCTGGTGCCGCTGCTCGTGGGGACCGTCCGCTATCCGAGGGGCAGTTGGGACCAGCAGATCGTGCCACAGGTGTGGGCGTACGCGATCGTCGCGCTCCTCGGCATCGCCGTCCGCTCGCGCCAGGACCACACCCAGGCCCTCGTCGAGCGCGCCCGCCGCCTGGAGGTCGAACGCGACCAGCAGGCCCAGCTCGCCGCGGCCGCCGAACGCACCCGCATCGCCCGCGAGATGCACGACATCATCGGCCACAACCTGTCCGTGATCACGGGCCTCGCCGACGGCGGCAAGTACGCGGCCGCGAAGTCCCCCGAGCACGCCGCGCAGGCCCTCGACGCCATCGGCTCCACCAGCCGTCAGGCCCTCGCCGAACTGCGGCGCCTCCTGGACGTCCTGCGCGACGACGCCCCGGAGGCCGCGGCCCTGGCCCCGCAGCCCGCGCTCGCCGATCTGACGCGGCTCATCGACGGCGTCAGGTCCGCGGGCCTGCCCGTCCGCACCACGGTCCACGGCCGTCCCGACGCCCTGCCCCAGGGCCAGGAACTCACGGTGTACCGCGTGGTGCAGGAGGCCCTGACGAACACCCTCAAGCACGGCGGCCCGGGCGCGACGGCGGCCGTCCGGATCACGTACGCCGACGACGGGGTGACGGTCACCGTCACGGACACGGGCACCGCGGCCCGCACGGCAGCGGCCCCCGACGGCCGCGGCCTCACCGGCATGCGGGAGCGAACGGCCCTGTACGCGGGCACACTTGAGGCCGGTCCGCGCCCTCGCCCCGCCACCGGCTGGGAGGTCCGCCTCCACCTGCCGCGCACGACGGCCGACGACTCCGCGTCGTCCGCTGTCTCCGCCTCCGCCTCTGCCTCCGCTGTCTCCGCTCTTGTCGCTTCCCCGAAGGAATCCGCTCAGTGACCAGCGTCCTCATAGTCGACGATCAGCCCCTGCAACGCTTCGGCTTCCGCATGCTTCTGGAGAGCCAGGACGACATGACGGTGGCGGGTGAGGGCGGTAGCGGAGCCGACGCGGTCCGCATGGCCGCCGGCATCCGCCCGGACGTCATCCTGATGGACGTCCGCATGCCCGACATGGACGGCATCGAGGCCACCCGCCGCATCGTCGCGTCCGGTTCGGCGTCCCGCGTCCTCATCCTCACGACGTTCGACCTGGACGAGTACGCGTACGCGGGGCTGCGCGCGGGGGCCTCGGGCTTCCTCATCAAGGACGCGCTGCCGGAGGAGCTCCTGTCCGGCATCCGCGCGGTGGCCACGGGCGACGCGGTGGTGGCCCCGAGGCTGACCCGGCGCCTCCTCGACGCGTTCGCGGACCAGCTGCCGAGCGGCGGGGCCTCCACGGGCCCGGCCGACCCGGCCAAGCATCCGCTGCTGGCCTCGCTGACCGACCGCGAACTCCAGATCCTCACGGTCATCGGGCAGGGCTGGACGAACACGGAGATCGCCGCGCGGCTGCATCTGGCCGAATCGACGGTGAAGACGCATGTGGGCCGCATCCTCGCGAAGACGGGTGCACGGGACCGGGTGCAGGCGGTGATTCTGGCGTACGACACGAAATTGGTCCGCCCCGCCTGACCGGACCGCCGCCCGGCCTGACCGATCCGCCCGGCGTGAAAGGCAGCTGGGTAAAGGACCGACCCTAAACGCAGAAAACCCCCGTGCCATCCGGCACGGGGGTTTCCCATCACAATTTGTTCGGCGGCGTCCTACTCTCCCACAGGGTCCCCCCTGCAGTACCATCGGCGCTGTAAGGCTTAGCTTCCGGGTTCGGAATGTAACCGGGCGTTTCCCTCACGCTATGACCACCGAAACACTATGAAACTGTGAACTACCGCACCACACCATGCAGATGTGGGGTTGTTCGTGGTTTCAGAACCAACACAGTGAACGCGAGCAACTGAGGACAAGCCCTCGGCCTATTAGTACCAGTCAACTCCACCCGTTACCAGGCTTCCATATCTGGCCTATCAACCCAGTCGTCTACTGGGAGCCTTACCCTCTCAAGGAGGTGGGAATACTCATCTCGAAGCAGGCTTCCCGCTTAGATGCTTTCAGCGGTTATCCCTCCCGAACGTAGCCAACCAGCCATGCCCTTGGCAGAACAACTGGCACACCAGAGGTTCGTCCGTCCCGGTCCTCTCGTACTAGGGACAGCCCTTCTCAATATTCCTACGCGCACAGCGGATAGGGACCGAACTGTCTCACGACGTTCTAAACCCAGCTCGCGTACCGCTTTAATGGGCGAACAGCCCAACCCTTGGGACCGACTCCAGCCCCAGGATGCGACGAGCCGACATCGAGGTGCCAAACCATCCCGTCGATATGGACTCTTGGGGAAGATCAGCCTGTTATCCCCGGGGTACCTTTTATCCGTTGAGCGACGGCGCTTCCACAAGCCACCGCCGGATCACTAGTCCCGACTTTCGTCCCTGCTCGACCCGTCAGTCTCACAGTCAAGCTCCCTTGTGCACTTACACTCAACACCTGATTACCAACCAGGCTGAGGGAACCTTTGGGCGCCTCCGTTACCCTTTGGGAGGCAACCGCCCCAGTTAAACTACCCATCAGACACTGTCCCTGATCCGGATCACGGACCCAGGTTAGACATCCAGCACGACCAGAGTGGTATTTCAACGGCGACTCCCCCGATACTGGCGTACCGGGTTCACAGTCTCCCACCTATCCTACACAAGCCGAACCGAACACCAATATCAAACTGTAGTAAAGGTCCCGGGGTCTTTCCGTCCTGCTGCGCGAAACGAGCATCTTTACTCGTAGTGCAATTTCACCGGGCCTATGGTTGAGACAGTCGAGAAGTCGTTACGCCATTCGTGCAGGTCGGAACTTACCCGACAAGGAATTTCGCTACCTTAGGATGGTTATAGTTACCACCGCCGTTTACTGGCGCTTAAGTTCTCAGCTTCGCCACCCCGAAGAGTGACTAACCGGTCCCCTTAACGTTCCAGCACCGGGCAGGCGTCAGTCCGTATACATCGCCTTACGGCTTCGCACGGACCTGTGTTTTTAGTAAACAGTCGCTTCTCGCTGGTCTCTGCGGCCACCCCCAGCTCAGGATGTAAAACCCATCACCAGGCGTGGCCCCCCTTCTCCCGAAGTTACGGGGGCATTTTGCCGAGTTCCTTAACCATAGTTCACCCGAACGCCTCGGTATTCTCTACCTGACCACCTGAGTCGGTTTAGGGTACGGGCCGCCATGAAACTCGCTAGAGGCTTTTCTCGACAGCATAGGATCATCCACTTCACCACAATCGGCTCGGCATCAGGTCTCAGCCTTAATGTGTGACGGATTTGCCTATCACACGGCCTACACCCTTACCCCGGGACAACCACCGCCCGGGCTGGACTACCTTCCTGCGTCACCCCATCGCTTACCTACTACCACCTTGGATCGGCGGCTCCACCACTCCCCTTTGCCCGAAGGCTCCAGGGCGGCTTCACGGCCTTAGCATTAATGGGCTCGATATTGGGCGTTTCAAAGCGGGTACCGGAATATCAACCGGTTATCCATCGACTACGCCTGTCGGCCTCG harbors:
- a CDS encoding SCO6880 family protein; translation: MTTQSHVSPPVTPRRTYLIGRARPNAIIGRNRETGEIALIIAGAFLGMMCGILIPFLALRIVLLMGFPLIAIAAVYIPYKGRTFYKWFEINRSFKRSLRRGTTYRSSAAESGIRLDGREVEIGPPPGIGRISWLAAPFGPDEIAVLLHADRRTVTAAIEIEGPGVGLRDSEDQEALVDRFGTLLKHVANGDGFVTRLQMLARTLPADPDAHAKDVAARGDDRALPWLQHSYDELQSMVSTSSEQHRAYLVACMHYSRDLAAEAQAMARAARPHGGRKLDRDAGLAVVMARELTDICSRLQEADIRVRQPLGQGRLASLVHSMYDPDHPIDHIQAMTKRNAWPAELDAMEPTYLQAKTRESSTRAPWCHSTAWVKEWPMTPVGVNFLAPLLVHTPDVIRTVAVTMDLEPTEVAIERMLTEKTNDEAEASRQAKMNRTVDPRDIASHSRLDQRGEDLASGAAGVNLVGYITVSSRSPEALARDKRTIRASAGKSYLKLEWCDREHHRAFVNTLPFATGIRR
- a CDS encoding ATP-binding protein, with amino-acid sequence MRDPLTVLTDAFTSFLFGKVETTRLPVRTSTGQAQAVYLPTAAPGLGDSGVIIGREVYSGKGYIYDPFQLYGQQLPAPHWLVLGESGNGKSALEKTYVLRQLRFKDRQVVVLDAQGEDGVGEWNLIAQELGITPIRLDPTAALDMGIRLNPLDPAITTTGQLALLRTIIEVAMGHGLDERSGFALKVAHAYVNETILDRQPVLTDIVEQLRHPEPESAEAMNVAIDDVRAWGLDVALVLDRLVDGDLRGMFDGPTTVGIDLDAPLIVFDLSHIDRNSIAMPILMAIVGVWLEHTWIRPDRKKRIFLVEEAWHIINSPFVAQLFQRLLKFGRRLGLSFVAVVHHLSDVVDGAAAKEAAAILKMASTRTVYAQKADEARATGRVIGLPRWAVEIIPTLTPGIAVWDVNGNVQVVKHLITETERPLVFTDRAMTESASDLLATDDVLAAAEREAEERAAYMEQQMGEGPAGSSRSTVA
- a CDS encoding type IV secretory system conjugative DNA transfer family protein, which encodes MAQDRYRDRRQDQPGRERGVPDALLVGVLAFVVGMVFLMWSATGIAGWWAHGAWPDHVTFNNTPPAVRHLVQEPHDVAGAWPGTPRDQLSGYGLFWGFLIGQVMVLIVLTIFVMGTLTRFRAVRKAARHAETTTSDTAVGNRPAGRDGWAQPPAPSNRDAEPRTGAPEQPLEAEPEPRPAPEPAPAPALAKRPPTVPTPRTPLVLGTPETRRPLAAEAIADAESATLVITSDPTLWEETKDARAKLGPVLVYDPVHLCDTPARLHWSPTTGCEDKATATHRARALLAPIRPTAKLDTAVADTAELLLRSFLHAAAVDGRSVKHVHRWAQGTQVQDAVRVLRTHPKAAPGAAGELESALTAYAERRDMAQELTSRALSCLFTLNVRESCTPNRADSLSLESLVDEGGTLFVVGEAIEDPKANPGAMPLLTALASSMVERGRRLADRSPAGRLDPPLTLVLDDVAAVAPLPQLPELLAAGADQGMPTLALLRSREQGRARWPHDELIG
- a CDS encoding GNAT family N-acetyltransferase, translated to MEHLIRPVRGDEWRQVRALRLLALRDPAAPVAFLETYEKAVAQPDEYWQDRTTNAAPGGPIRQFVAEGPDGGWAGSVTVLVEEPGTQSVLGAGVEVRQAHLVGVYVRPEHRGTGLTEALFEAAVEWARAADGAGVERIRLFVHEDNERAEAFYRRFGFVRSGLSASVPGDPSALEYEMVLAPAPGR
- a CDS encoding ATP-binding cassette domain-containing protein, with amino-acid sequence MIRAQGLTKRYGRGARTKTAVDDLSFEVHPGTVTGFLGPNGAGKSTTMRMLLGLDAPTSGRCTVGGRAYATHSAPLTEVGALLEARSLHPGRSAYHHLTALAHTHGIPRSRVEHVLAATGLTDVAGRRVKGFSLGMGQRLGIAAALLGDPATLVLDEPVNGLDPDGVLWIRNLLKAQAAEGRTVLVSSHLMSEMAVTADHLIIIGRGRLLADTTVEKFVRESGTGSVKVVSPAAARLAALLAGPGVTVDGDTTGPLDAPGALEVRGTDAEHIGRTAAAHAIPLFELTPHTASLEQAFMDLTHDSVEYVTPDVAPLEGAAA
- a CDS encoding ABC transporter permease encodes the protein MTTTTPTPSYRVTPARVLRSEWHKLWTLRTTWITVLAASALVLAVGITMGSTYDGDDSDVDTIVFTLFGTQLSQICLAVLGILVTAGEYSTGMIRASLTAVPRRRPVLWSKAAVFTAVAFTLSFVTNVITFLTAQIWLADTDKKLTLTDSGVLGALTGNAAGVTLLSLIALGLGALLRSVPGGIGAFVGSVLVLPEIVGTLPFGGVDAVVRCFPAQAASSLGSLTRVDDTIAPGPALFTLVLWALAVLTAASYLLKRRDV
- a CDS encoding histidine kinase, coding for MELLYEDELVAHDPHPLTQYVQRLVQRVRAVDERRPLLWDLLVTGFFVTAGVIDFAGGGWRNVAPDQDVPGPLVLAMSLGLTLPLLWRRRHPMGTLAVMVAFGTVSSGTGAMLQAALVQLIVLFSVALRLPLRTLGWAGAMMLVPLLVGTVRYPRGSWDQQIVPQVWAYAIVALLGIAVRSRQDHTQALVERARRLEVERDQQAQLAAAAERTRIAREMHDIIGHNLSVITGLADGGKYAAAKSPEHAAQALDAIGSTSRQALAELRRLLDVLRDDAPEAAALAPQPALADLTRLIDGVRSAGLPVRTTVHGRPDALPQGQELTVYRVVQEALTNTLKHGGPGATAAVRITYADDGVTVTVTDTGTAARTAAAPDGRGLTGMRERTALYAGTLEAGPRPRPATGWEVRLHLPRTTADDSASSAVSASASASAVSALVASPKESAQ
- a CDS encoding response regulator transcription factor; translation: MTSVLIVDDQPLQRFGFRMLLESQDDMTVAGEGGSGADAVRMAAGIRPDVILMDVRMPDMDGIEATRRIVASGSASRVLILTTFDLDEYAYAGLRAGASGFLIKDALPEELLSGIRAVATGDAVVAPRLTRRLLDAFADQLPSGGASTGPADPAKHPLLASLTDRELQILTVIGQGWTNTEIAARLHLAESTVKTHVGRILAKTGARDRVQAVILAYDTKLVRPA